The DNA window cAGCTTTGTCAGCTGGACTTCCATTAGTGAATCCCTACTTGAAAAAGAAGGCATCATTCACTCATGGAGTGAACTTTGCAGTGGCTGGCTCTACAGCTTTGCCTTTAAACGTTCTAGCTCAAAACAACATCTCATCTCCTGTTACCAACACATCTCTAAGTAAACAGCTTGATTGGATGCGTTCCCATCTCAACACTATCTGTTCTAACAAAACAGGTCAGTTTTTGCTCAAATCTACACTGTTTTCCTCCAAAATCCCATCATCTTATACTAACTTTCATATATTTCTGTGCAGATTGTACTAAGAAGCTAAAACATGCATTATTCTTCATGGGGGAGATTGGAGGAAATGATTATAATTATGCTCTATTTGAAGGCAAAACTGTTACCCAAGTAAAAGATATGGTACCTCGAGTTGTACAAACAATAATGGATGCTACTAAAGTATGATATCCAAACTTAGCTTGATTTGAGCAACTCTCTCTGTTTTCGTTAATTACAATTCGTGTTCGTGTTTCGTGTTATGTAGAGGGTCATCAGTTATGGTGCTACTCGAGTTATTATTCCAGGGCACTTTTCAATGGGTTGCCTACCGATCTACCTTACCGGTTTCCAAACCAATGATTCAACTGCTTACGACGAGTTTCACTGTTTAAAGGATTTCAACGATTTAGCAAGTTATCATAATAGCAAGCTAAAACAAGCTATCAAGttgttgaagaaagagaatCGAAATGTGATCATTACTTACGGTGATTACTATAATGCATTATTCTGGGTTTTTCGACACGCTTCTTTGCTCGGTACGTTTCGTTTTACCTAAGAAATCTTTTGAATGTTATTATATGTTGTATCTGATTTGTGTTGTTTATAGGATTTGATAGAACATTGTTGCATAAGTCTTGTTGTGGAATGGGAGGTGATTACAGCTTTAATGTGATGCAAATATGTGGATTTCCAAGAGTGCCAGTTTGTTCTGATCCTGATAAGCATATTAGTTGGGATGGGATTCATTTGACACAAAAGACATATCAAATCATGGCTCATCGGCTCATCCATGATATAGCGCCAGAGTTTCATTGTGGAAATTAGATCAGTGGATAAAGTTTAGTATTCAGAGTCTCTTAATCATGAAGTTGTTGCTATGTTAattagcttaagttgttgttTTTGAGCATTTGAGTCCTTATGTATTTTGAGTTGTGATTGAATGAAGTTTTAGGCTTTTCCAAGTCTTTGCTTTCTCTTAAATAGTAGTGGTACCAGGGTACGAGAGAAACGGGGTGATACACTTGTGAGGATTGAGTGAGATGGAGTCGAGATTTTGTATCAGCTCAAGCTCATCATTAGTAgatgttgtcttctttagCTGAGCTCATCGTTAGTAGATGTTGTCTGCTTTAACCCATTATGTATCaatgtcagcctcacggttttaaaacgtgtctacaagggagaggtttctacacaccttataaagaatgatttgtttccttctctccGACCAATTTGTGGGTGACggatcgtgaggttgacgacgatatgtaaccggtaaaagtggacaatatctactagtagtgagattgagctgttataaatggtatcaaagcaaaCACCGAGCAGTGTACCAACGATAGCGCTGGGCCAttaagagagtggattgtgagataccacaggagagggaaatgaaacattccttataaggtgtgaaatcttctccctagtaaacacgttttaaaatcatgagactgacGCGATACATAAAGGGTCGAGGCAGACAATAGCTACTAacagtaaaattaaattgaaattaaattgagcTGATCAAATAGTCTATCTTTTGCTCTTTGTGTATTTGATGGTAAAAACTGCCAAACATGTGCTATCATAACGCTAGCTTACATGGAGGGTTGTAACAACGGAGAAGCAATTGAGCAAGATTGTGATGTTGCTCCACTTCTTGATAACCAAACAATGAAATCTACCGGGGAAAGCTGATAGTGATAGGAATACGAGACTTTCATATTGGTATTGGTATGattattgttcactttgaatataagctTTTATGGCTTTGTCTttgatttttataagaaacttgATATCCATCAGATCTCCGAATtggatatgatattgttcactttgagtgTAATCTCTTATGACTTTGTGTTTGATGTCCGTAAAAGGCTCAATATcaataaagataatattttttatttatataccgAAGACCAACGAACACCAtctcattaaaaaattgtatcaCCTAATATAACTACACAAAAACTAAGGAGAAagtgatataattattagttaaGGAAAACGATGAAGGAgaaagattcaacaaacaccatctaattaaaaaattctatcACCTAATATCGAAAATGGAATCTTCAAAAGAAGATTTGAACAAATACAGTTCAATTGAAAAACAGCACACAAAAACGCAAGAGGTGACGCACCTCCTCCAACCACTACCAGCCTCATAGGAAGCTTCCCCTTCCCCTACACTGCACCCATCACTCTCCTCTCCTATAAATCAGAGCCCCCAACTCCTCAAATCCCACCAAGAATTGAAATTATGGTTCAAACAATCAAGCTGGGGTCTCAAGGCCTTGAAGTGTCCGCGCAGGGGCTCGGCTGCATG is part of the Cucurbita pepo subsp. pepo cultivar mu-cu-16 chromosome LG03, ASM280686v2, whole genome shotgun sequence genome and encodes:
- the LOC111789622 gene encoding GDSL esterase/lipase At5g03980-like codes for the protein MAASFLPLLLLLLVFPFGSDCFGLKGCKFDAIFQFGDSLADTGNLIRENPATPFSHLPYGKTFFKKATGRCSNGLLMVDYFALSAGLPLVNPYLKKKASFTHGVNFAVAGSTALPLNVLAQNNISSPVTNTSLSKQLDWMRSHLNTICSNKTDCTKKLKHALFFMGEIGGNDYNYALFEGKTVTQVKDMVPRVVQTIMDATKRVISYGATRVIIPGHFSMGCLPIYLTGFQTNDSTAYDEFHCLKDFNDLASYHNSKLKQAIKLLKKENRNVIITYGDYYNALFWVFRHASLLGFDRTLLHKSCCGMGGDYSFNVMQICGFPRVPVCSDPDKHISWDGIHLTQKTYQIMAHRLIHDIAPEFHCGN